The Pangasianodon hypophthalmus isolate fPanHyp1 chromosome 2, fPanHyp1.pri, whole genome shotgun sequence genome window below encodes:
- the pecam1b gene encoding platelet endothelial cell adhesion molecule isoform X7 encodes MWTIRCPRLLLHLFLLTFVSITCTRTESAFVLRTVTLYVKPAKTVERGSELTLICVAKVAHSGSNSPLLQFSFFKDFIKHNTIHIAQTNTSDQVTYTIPKARASHTGTYQCDVRVMDQYKESSTEEIIVKGLQIPVLSVDKRYVTEGNTVMVTCSAKEESGELTFSIKDGSKEIYLGRSTSGEVQKDYSHMSVGTARLSCSYFINLGSRMLSSNDSNVVSVVVKDLDFTPTITVLPSTEVIEGDSVHITCRVEGKNYSSSLLSLSKGSKLLKTGKNLEYKTVVLAADSGKYECSATVNNVEKNVYANLTVKELFSRPVLNITPAEVFERQQFTVTCTSSEFASERIGRHDVKYSIYRSNQELSLNSIDGTYRAMAHTETNGNYTCKAHVNDTIKWSRSMFFTAKVLVSRPTITVLGEVVLGRPFQIECSSENGSFPITYILKQNQMTLSKTSVSEPLQKAIFAASIQSEKEIGQFTCEAQNNGVDSARTSDALLAPVTVPVEKPILMTLPVAADITEDHEVQFHCIVTKGTPPISFKWYQDENQHPVHTVTVMKNHSAYSISSMKSVNEGRYSCGALNGAGQEEVSDSVLVTVRMARWKKGLIVGTCLLCVTGLVLAVLVMYYRAKRGKREATVKLSV; translated from the exons TTCGTTCTCAGAACCGTCACGCTTTACGTCAAACCCGCGAAAACGGTGGAGCGGGGATCGGAGCTGACGCTGATCTGTGTTGCCAAAGTCGCCCACTCTGGCAGCAATTCTCCCCTCCTCCAATTCAGCTTCTTTAAAGACTTCATCAAGCACAACACCATACACATTGCACAGACCAACACCAGTGACCAAGTGACGTACACCATCCCCAAAGCCCGGGCCTCCCACACGGGCACGTACCAGTGTGACGTGAGGGTGATGGACCAATACAAGGAAAGTTCTACTGAGGAGATTATCGTTAAAG GGCTGCAAATTCCAGTGCTGAGTGTGGACAAGCGTTACGTGACTGAAGGTAACACCGTGATGGTCACCTGTAGTGCGAAGGAAGAATCCGGTGAGCTGACTTTCTCCATTAAAGACGGCTCGAAGGAAATCTACCTAGGGAGATCCACCAGTGGTGAGGTGCAGAAGGATTACTCCCACATGTCTGTAGGGACGGCCAGGCTATCCTGctcatattttataaatttaggAAGCAGAATGCTTTCTTCAAACGACAGCAACGTGGTCAGCGTGGTTGTGAAAG ATCTGGATTTCACGCCAACTATCACAGTCCTCCCGTCAACGGAAGTCATCGAGGGAGACTCTGTGCACATCACGTGTCGTGTGGAAGGAAAAAACTATAGCTCGTCTTTGCTCTCATTATCCAAAGGATCGAAACTCCTTAAGACCGGAAAAAATCTTGAATACAAGACCGTCGTCCTGGCCGCCGATTCCGGGAAGTATGAGTGCAGTGCCACGGTGAACAAcgtagaaaaaaatgtttacgcAAATCTTACTGTCAAAG AGCTCTTTTCCAGACCAGTGCTGAACATCACCCCGGCCGAGGTGTTCGAGAGGCAGCAGTTTACTGTCACCTGCACAAGCTCTGAATTTGCATCAGAGAGAATCGGACGTCATGATGTGAAGTACTCTATCTACCGGAGCAACCAGGAGCTTAGCCTTAACTCAATCGATGGCACGTACAGAGCCATGGCTCATACTGAGACCAACGGGAATTACACGTGTAAAGCTCACGTGAATGACACCATCAAATGGAGCCGTTCCATGTTCTTCACAGCAAAAG TTCTCGTCTCCAGACCCACCATCACTGTGCTCGGCGAGGTGGTCCTGGGTCGACCTTTTCAGATCGAGTGCTCCTCAGAGAACGGGAGTTTCCCCATCACTTACATACTGAAGCAGAACCAAATGACACTGAGCAAAACCAGCGTATCAGAGCCATTACAGAAAGCCATCTTTGCCGCCAGCATACAGTCTGAAAAAGAAATCGGCCAGTTCACATGTGAGGCGCAGAACAACGGCGTCGATTCGGCTCGGACGAGCGATGCTCTTCTTGCGCCGGTTACAG TTCCTGTAGAGAAGCCGATCTTGATGACCCTCCCCGTGGCTGCTGACATCACTGAAGACCACGAAGTCCAATTCCATTGCATTGTTACGAAAGGAACTCCACCCATCAGCTTTAAATGGTACCAAGACGAGAACCAGCATCCTGTACACACCGTTACGGTGATGAAAAACCACTCCGCATACAGTATTTCCTCGATGAAGAGCGTCAACGAGGGCAGGTATTCCTGCGGCGCCTTAAACGGAGCAGGACAAGAGGAAGTGAGCGACTCCGTCCTGGTCACAG TGAGGATGGCCAGGTGGAAGAAAGGCCTGATCGTCGGCACGTGTCTGCTGTGCGTGACGGGGCTCGTACTCGCCGTACTCGTGATGTACTACAGGGCTAAGCGAG gTAAACGAGAGGCCACAGTCAAGCTCTCAGT ttAA
- the pecam1b gene encoding platelet endothelial cell adhesion molecule isoform X4 has product MWTIRCPRLLLHLFLLTFVSITCTRTESAFVLRTVTLYVKPAKTVERGSELTLICVAKVAHSGSNSPLLQFSFFKDFIKHNTIHIAQTNTSDQVTYTIPKARASHTGTYQCDVRVMDQYKESSTEEIIVKGLQIPVLSVDKRYVTEGNTVMVTCSAKEESGELTFSIKDGSKEIYLGRSTSGEVQKDYSHMSVGTARLSCSYFINLGSRMLSSNDSNVVSVVVKDLDFTPTITVLPSTEVIEGDSVHITCRVEGKNYSSSLLSLSKGSKLLKTGKNLEYKTVVLAADSGKYECSATVNNVEKNVYANLTVKELFSRPVLNITPAEVFERQQFTVTCTSSEFASERIGRHDVKYSIYRSNQELSLNSIDGTYRAMAHTETNGNYTCKAHVNDTIKWSRSMFFTAKVLVSRPTITVLGEVVLGRPFQIECSSENGSFPITYILKQNQMTLSKTSVSEPLQKAIFAASIQSEKEIGQFTCEAQNNGVDSARTSDALLAPVTVPVEKPILMTLPVAADITEDHEVQFHCIVTKGTPPISFKWYQDENQHPVHTVTVMKNHSAYSISSMKSVNEGRYSCGALNGAGQEEVSDSVLVTVRMARWKKGLIVGTCLLCVTGLVLAVLVMYYRAKRGKREATVKLSVRSAALSHQVDENEQWNA; this is encoded by the exons TTCGTTCTCAGAACCGTCACGCTTTACGTCAAACCCGCGAAAACGGTGGAGCGGGGATCGGAGCTGACGCTGATCTGTGTTGCCAAAGTCGCCCACTCTGGCAGCAATTCTCCCCTCCTCCAATTCAGCTTCTTTAAAGACTTCATCAAGCACAACACCATACACATTGCACAGACCAACACCAGTGACCAAGTGACGTACACCATCCCCAAAGCCCGGGCCTCCCACACGGGCACGTACCAGTGTGACGTGAGGGTGATGGACCAATACAAGGAAAGTTCTACTGAGGAGATTATCGTTAAAG GGCTGCAAATTCCAGTGCTGAGTGTGGACAAGCGTTACGTGACTGAAGGTAACACCGTGATGGTCACCTGTAGTGCGAAGGAAGAATCCGGTGAGCTGACTTTCTCCATTAAAGACGGCTCGAAGGAAATCTACCTAGGGAGATCCACCAGTGGTGAGGTGCAGAAGGATTACTCCCACATGTCTGTAGGGACGGCCAGGCTATCCTGctcatattttataaatttaggAAGCAGAATGCTTTCTTCAAACGACAGCAACGTGGTCAGCGTGGTTGTGAAAG ATCTGGATTTCACGCCAACTATCACAGTCCTCCCGTCAACGGAAGTCATCGAGGGAGACTCTGTGCACATCACGTGTCGTGTGGAAGGAAAAAACTATAGCTCGTCTTTGCTCTCATTATCCAAAGGATCGAAACTCCTTAAGACCGGAAAAAATCTTGAATACAAGACCGTCGTCCTGGCCGCCGATTCCGGGAAGTATGAGTGCAGTGCCACGGTGAACAAcgtagaaaaaaatgtttacgcAAATCTTACTGTCAAAG AGCTCTTTTCCAGACCAGTGCTGAACATCACCCCGGCCGAGGTGTTCGAGAGGCAGCAGTTTACTGTCACCTGCACAAGCTCTGAATTTGCATCAGAGAGAATCGGACGTCATGATGTGAAGTACTCTATCTACCGGAGCAACCAGGAGCTTAGCCTTAACTCAATCGATGGCACGTACAGAGCCATGGCTCATACTGAGACCAACGGGAATTACACGTGTAAAGCTCACGTGAATGACACCATCAAATGGAGCCGTTCCATGTTCTTCACAGCAAAAG TTCTCGTCTCCAGACCCACCATCACTGTGCTCGGCGAGGTGGTCCTGGGTCGACCTTTTCAGATCGAGTGCTCCTCAGAGAACGGGAGTTTCCCCATCACTTACATACTGAAGCAGAACCAAATGACACTGAGCAAAACCAGCGTATCAGAGCCATTACAGAAAGCCATCTTTGCCGCCAGCATACAGTCTGAAAAAGAAATCGGCCAGTTCACATGTGAGGCGCAGAACAACGGCGTCGATTCGGCTCGGACGAGCGATGCTCTTCTTGCGCCGGTTACAG TTCCTGTAGAGAAGCCGATCTTGATGACCCTCCCCGTGGCTGCTGACATCACTGAAGACCACGAAGTCCAATTCCATTGCATTGTTACGAAAGGAACTCCACCCATCAGCTTTAAATGGTACCAAGACGAGAACCAGCATCCTGTACACACCGTTACGGTGATGAAAAACCACTCCGCATACAGTATTTCCTCGATGAAGAGCGTCAACGAGGGCAGGTATTCCTGCGGCGCCTTAAACGGAGCAGGACAAGAGGAAGTGAGCGACTCCGTCCTGGTCACAG TGAGGATGGCCAGGTGGAAGAAAGGCCTGATCGTCGGCACGTGTCTGCTGTGCGTGACGGGGCTCGTACTCGCCGTACTCGTGATGTACTACAGGGCTAAGCGAG gTAAACGAGAGGCCACAGTCAAGCTCTCAGT ACGGAGCGCCGCACTTTCACATCAAGTGGACGAGAACGAACAATGGAACGCATGA